A genome region from Phaenicophaeus curvirostris isolate KB17595 chromosome 10, BPBGC_Pcur_1.0, whole genome shotgun sequence includes the following:
- the ARL14 gene encoding ADP-ribosylation factor-like protein 14: MGLQNTKHSKVKQANILMLGLDSAGKSTLLYKFKCDEVFLTSPTIGFNVDMIETRKDFTMTFWDVGGQQKMRQLWCTFLENTDGLLYVVDSSDKRRLEESKKEFVLILKNEFIKNVPVIVLANKQDLPGALNAEEITRRFNVKKYCSDRNWYVQPCCALTGEGLSEALRILTTFAKNYSRSKETSTIFKEIETL, from the coding sequence ATGGGCCTCCAGAACACCAAACACTCCAAAGTCAAGCAAGCCAATATTCTGATGTTAGGACTTGACTCTGCGGGAAAATCAACGCTGTTGTACAAGTTCAAGTGTGACGAAGTTTTTCTAACAAGTCCAACGATTGGCTTTAATGTCGATATGATTGAAACCAGGAAAGATTTTACAATGACCTTTTGGGATGTTGGAGGACAACAGAAAATGAGACAGCTTTGGTGCACTTTCCTGGAAAACACAGATGGTCTGCTGTATGTTGTGGACAGCTCGGATAAGCGACGCCTGGAAGAATCAAAGAAGGAATTTGTACTCATTTTAAAGAATGAATTTATAAAAAACGTACCAGTCATCGTGCTTGCGAATAAGCAAGATTTGCCTGGAGCTTTGAATGCTGAGGAAATAACCAGGAGATTCAACGTGAAGAAGTACTGCAGTGACAGAAATTGGTATGTACAGCCCTGTTGTGCTCTCACAGGGGAAGGTCTGTCAGAAGCTCTCCGTATACTAACTACATTTGCAAAGAACTACAGCCGATCAAAGGAGACTTCTACAATCTTTAAGGAAATCGAAACACTTTAA